The Bacillus carboniphilus genome contains a region encoding:
- a CDS encoding helix-turn-helix transcriptional regulator: MEIGNRIRFYRIQKNMTQEELAKGIISTSYLSKIENNQTQPSGEVLSYLSKRLDIQLIEQEEITLMEDLFKWYEDIIHYRKNEVESQYELLKDRINFSNDTTALIFFTLFELRYFFFAGKHEYLDRSLEKINLYSDILEDKMIYFFYKFKGMYHYVNRQYIKALDHLKYAEEHISNQMAFESWEKADLFYMIGLCLNQMRKPALSIQYTNSALLIFRSVYNLRRCGEAQVLLGLNFQRVNEFKKAYENYQLALVIAKQLDETDLLGIIYHNIGYYHFNQLEYEKALTNFNLALQYKKIEREESMLVTMYWIMQTFYFQDNKDQVALWLEKGEELLKRYPRKDFEYRFKVFRFLMEEILDEVFEKFLEKEVIPYFKDQNYEDEVILFSKFLAVHFENQNKYKAACHYYRMVINAVNEQNNRTNAYDRIIQLHANKIKAKSQKVITKV; the protein is encoded by the coding sequence GTGGAGATAGGGAATAGAATTCGCTTCTACCGTATTCAAAAGAATATGACACAGGAGGAATTAGCCAAAGGGATTATTTCGACTTCTTATTTATCGAAAATAGAAAATAATCAAACGCAGCCTAGTGGAGAGGTTTTAAGTTATCTCAGCAAAAGATTAGATATTCAATTAATTGAGCAAGAAGAAATCACTTTAATGGAAGACTTGTTTAAATGGTATGAGGATATTATTCATTATCGTAAAAATGAAGTTGAGTCACAATATGAACTACTCAAAGATAGAATTAATTTTTCCAATGATACTACAGCTCTCATTTTCTTCACTTTATTTGAGCTCCGTTATTTCTTCTTCGCAGGTAAACATGAATATCTAGACCGTTCACTTGAAAAAATTAATTTATATAGTGATATTTTAGAAGACAAGATGATCTATTTCTTTTATAAGTTTAAAGGAATGTACCATTATGTAAATCGACAGTACATAAAGGCATTAGATCACTTAAAGTATGCTGAAGAACACATCTCTAATCAAATGGCGTTTGAAAGTTGGGAGAAGGCAGACTTATTCTATATGATTGGTTTATGTCTCAATCAAATGAGAAAGCCTGCTCTTTCCATTCAATATACGAATTCGGCATTATTAATATTTAGAAGTGTTTATAACTTAAGAAGGTGTGGAGAAGCGCAAGTTTTATTAGGGTTAAATTTTCAAAGGGTGAACGAATTTAAAAAAGCCTACGAAAATTACCAACTTGCCTTGGTAATTGCTAAACAGTTAGATGAAACTGATTTACTAGGAATTATTTATCATAACATAGGGTATTATCATTTTAATCAGTTAGAATATGAGAAGGCTTTAACGAATTTTAACCTTGCTCTTCAGTATAAAAAAATAGAGCGGGAAGAATCGATGCTTGTGACAATGTATTGGATTATGCAAACTTTTTATTTCCAAGATAATAAAGATCAAGTTGCTCTCTGGCTTGAGAAGGGAGAGGAGCTATTAAAGCGTTATCCTCGAAAAGATTTTGAATATCGATTCAAAGTTTTTCGTTTTTTAATGGAAGAGATTTTAGATGAGGTATTTGAAAAGTTTTTAGAAAAGGAAGTCATTCCATACTTTAAGGATCAAAATTATGAAGATGAAGTAATTTTATTTTCAAAGTTTTTGGCCGTTCATTTTGAAAACCAAAATAAATATAAGGCGGCTTGCCATTATTATCGAATGGTCATAAACGCAGTAAATGAACAAAATAATCGAACGAACGCTTATGATAGAATCATTCAGCTGCATGCTAATAAAATTAAAGCAAAATCTCAAAAGGTTATTACTAAAGTATAA
- a CDS encoding M20 family metallopeptidase, whose translation MLDDLYEEMVNIRRYLHQYPELSFQEVETAKFIADYHRKLGLEVREGVGGRGVVAKLKGNKHGKTVALRADFDALPIQEERDVPYKSKNDGVMHACGHDGHTATLLSLAKAFVQIKEDLAGTIVFIHQHAEELTPGGAIAMIEDGCLEGVDVIFGTHLWATEPYGEILYREGPLMAAADSFNITILGEGGHGAQPHLTKDSIVIASQLVQAIQQIVSRRINPLDSAVVSIGSFVSENAFNVIADQASLQGTVRTFNEEVRGNIEKELEKIIEGTCLSHQCDYQFSYNRGYPSVVNHKEETEHIKSIAKMVPEVTKVCETEPSMGGEDFAYYLEHVKGCFFFTGAQDPNWDVTYPHHHPKFSIDERAMLIASKTLGAATLCFLKDENQKA comes from the coding sequence ATGTTAGATGATTTATATGAAGAAATGGTTAATATTCGCCGATATTTACATCAATACCCGGAGTTATCTTTTCAAGAGGTTGAAACAGCAAAATTTATAGCCGACTATCATCGAAAATTAGGACTCGAAGTAAGGGAAGGAGTGGGGGGAAGAGGTGTAGTAGCAAAACTTAAAGGAAATAAACATGGGAAGACGGTAGCCCTTCGTGCAGACTTTGATGCTCTTCCAATACAAGAAGAGCGAGATGTCCCTTATAAATCTAAAAATGACGGTGTCATGCATGCCTGTGGTCACGATGGACATACAGCGACATTGTTATCTTTAGCAAAAGCTTTCGTTCAAATAAAGGAAGACCTGGCAGGTACAATCGTTTTTATCCATCAGCACGCAGAGGAGTTAACACCAGGTGGTGCAATTGCGATGATTGAGGACGGATGCCTAGAAGGAGTAGATGTTATTTTCGGTACTCATTTATGGGCAACAGAACCTTATGGTGAGATTCTTTACCGAGAGGGCCCGCTTATGGCCGCTGCCGATTCGTTTAACATTACAATTTTAGGGGAAGGTGGTCATGGTGCACAACCACATTTGACAAAAGATTCGATTGTGATCGCTAGCCAATTGGTTCAAGCGATTCAGCAAATTGTCTCTCGTCGAATTAATCCATTAGATTCTGCTGTTGTATCAATAGGGTCATTCGTTTCTGAAAATGCGTTTAATGTTATCGCTGATCAAGCATCATTACAAGGAACCGTCCGAACATTTAATGAAGAAGTAAGAGGAAATATTGAAAAAGAATTAGAAAAGATAATAGAAGGAACTTGTCTGTCTCATCAATGTGACTATCAGTTCAGTTATAATCGAGGGTATCCTTCTGTTGTAAATCATAAAGAAGAGACTGAACATATAAAATCAATCGCTAAAATGGTTCCTGAAGTAACCAAGGTATGTGAAACCGAACCATCTATGGGTGGAGAGGATTTTGCCTACTATCTCGAGCACGTAAAAGGCTGTTTTTTCTTTACGGGGGCTCAAGACCCGAATTGGGATGTGACCTATCCACACCATCACCCTAAATTTTCAATAGATGAAAGAGCGATGTTAATTGCCTCTAAAACATTAGGAGCGGCTACGTTATGTTTTTTAAAGGATGAAAATCAAAAAGCCTAG
- a CDS encoding TetR/AcrR family transcriptional regulator — MEQKRKLIIKGAMELFSKKGFQSTSMQEIADHIGVAKGSLYHYFNSKLELLYQIFLYNYDFFANKVEEIETTDNLSSREKFRLQVMVQLSAFVENRDFVRQQCQVNIYQQDDRIKEFFVKVRFESLSWTRMKMMELYGEDIKPYSLDLATIMNGIVNEYLSYNIIDGIQFDLEGFSHFVIEQCDILVNGYKKGKRSFLTEDVLPPFEISHSSKELLLSCQSKLSKLEIDNKDEISHTLEVLVEEWGKKETKKVVLESVLFRLEHLSQGYFEPEITELRKILKNS, encoded by the coding sequence TTGGAGCAAAAAAGAAAACTAATTATTAAAGGGGCTATGGAACTCTTCTCAAAAAAAGGGTTTCAGTCTACTTCGATGCAAGAGATTGCCGATCATATAGGAGTTGCAAAAGGATCACTTTATCATTACTTCAACTCTAAACTAGAACTTCTCTATCAAATTTTCTTATACAATTATGATTTCTTTGCAAATAAAGTGGAGGAAATTGAAACGACAGACAATTTATCAAGTAGAGAAAAGTTTCGTTTACAGGTAATGGTTCAATTATCTGCTTTTGTGGAGAATCGAGATTTTGTTAGACAACAATGCCAAGTGAATATTTACCAACAAGATGACAGAATTAAAGAGTTCTTTGTAAAAGTTCGATTTGAAAGTCTCTCCTGGACTCGAATGAAAATGATGGAGTTGTATGGAGAAGATATTAAGCCATACTCCCTAGATTTAGCAACGATCATGAATGGAATTGTTAACGAATATTTATCTTACAATATCATTGATGGGATCCAATTCGATTTAGAGGGATTTTCACATTTTGTAATCGAGCAGTGTGATATTTTAGTCAATGGGTATAAAAAGGGAAAACGTTCCTTTTTAACAGAGGATGTTCTTCCCCCATTTGAAATCTCGCATTCAAGTAAGGAACTCTTGCTATCTTGTCAAAGTAAGCTTTCAAAACTAGAAATCGATAACAAAGACGAAATTAGTCATACCCTTGAGGTGTTAGTAGAAGAGTGGGGGAAAAAGGAAACGAAGAAAGTTGTGTTGGAAAGTGTGCTCTTTCGTTTAGAACATTTAAGTCAAGGATATTTTGAGCCGGAAATAACCGAATTAAGAAAGATCTTGAAGAATAGTTGA
- a CDS encoding MerR family transcriptional regulator, whose protein sequence is MEDSYKLKKVISIGTVSEITGLSVRQIRYYEERNLVEPDRTSKGTRKYSFSDIEQLMIIANQREEGVQTTEILRELRKQGSNQSVRNNMIRGQINAQFNKKN, encoded by the coding sequence GTGGAAGATTCATACAAGTTAAAAAAAGTCATTTCCATTGGTACTGTAAGCGAAATAACTGGACTATCTGTTAGACAAATTCGCTATTATGAAGAGCGAAATTTAGTTGAACCTGATCGAACGTCAAAAGGTACGAGAAAATATTCCTTCTCTGATATAGAACAATTAATGATAATTGCTAATCAACGAGAAGAAGGGGTTCAAACAACCGAAATTTTAAGAGAATTAAGAAAACAAGGAAGCAATCAATCCGTTAGGAATAATATGATAAGAGGACAAATTAACGCGCAATTTAATAAGAAAAATTAA
- a CDS encoding ABC transporter ATP-binding protein has translation MEPILQIQQLKKNYGSNEVLKGIDLDVYPGQIIGYIGPNGAGKSTTVKMILGLEQDYLGDISLFGKNIKDDPINYKRRVGYVPEMAELYDALTAHEYLTFIGELYGMDFETTDQKAKQLFSVFNMEHVYNARISSFSKGMKQKLLIVSSMLHNPDILFLDEPINGLDANSVMIFKEILAQLANAGKTIFYSSHIMDVVEKISTRIVIINDGQIVTDGTFSEIKQQQKDGKGSLEEIFNKVTGFNDQKQRADEFISIVTEVK, from the coding sequence ATGGAACCAATATTACAAATACAGCAACTTAAAAAGAATTATGGCTCAAATGAAGTGTTGAAAGGGATTGACCTTGATGTTTATCCTGGACAGATTATCGGCTATATTGGGCCCAATGGTGCTGGAAAAAGCACTACAGTCAAAATGATTTTAGGGCTTGAACAAGACTATTTAGGGGACATCTCTTTATTTGGAAAAAACATCAAAGATGATCCAATCAACTATAAAAGAAGAGTTGGTTACGTCCCTGAAATGGCAGAGCTCTATGATGCTTTAACAGCTCATGAATATTTAACCTTTATTGGTGAGTTGTATGGAATGGACTTCGAGACAACTGACCAAAAAGCAAAGCAGCTTTTTTCTGTCTTCAACATGGAGCATGTGTATAACGCTAGAATTTCATCTTTTTCAAAAGGAATGAAACAAAAACTACTCATTGTATCCAGCATGCTACATAACCCAGATATTTTATTTTTGGACGAGCCTATCAATGGACTAGATGCTAACAGCGTGATGATTTTCAAAGAAATTTTAGCTCAATTAGCAAATGCAGGGAAAACAATCTTTTATTCCTCTCACATTATGGATGTTGTTGAAAAAATCAGTACAAGAATCGTCATTATTAACGATGGGCAAATCGTAACGGACGGTACCTTCTCTGAAATAAAACAACAACAAAAGGATGGAAAAGGATCATTAGAAGAGATTTTTAACAAGGTGACAGGCTTTAATGATCAAAAACAACGAGCAGATGAATTCATTTCTATCGTAACTGAGGTGAAATAA
- a CDS encoding MarR family winged helix-turn-helix transcriptional regulator produces MDKKPFFLKDHLCFSIYACSREIIKRYHPLLKELNITYPQYLVLVVLSEKNKLTVKELGEELYLDSGTLTPLLKRLEQSGIVTRIRSKEDERKVEVSLTEKGVELKKKAENIPIHIFDETDLTDEDIADLNRQFHHILKKLNQKA; encoded by the coding sequence ATGGATAAAAAACCATTTTTTCTAAAGGACCACCTATGCTTTTCTATTTACGCTTGTTCCAGAGAAATCATAAAGCGTTATCACCCCTTATTAAAGGAACTAAATATCACCTATCCACAATATTTAGTATTAGTTGTTTTATCAGAAAAAAACAAACTAACAGTAAAAGAATTAGGAGAAGAACTCTACTTAGATTCAGGAACGTTGACACCGTTACTTAAAAGGTTAGAGCAATCAGGGATTGTCACTCGTATTCGTTCTAAAGAAGATGAACGTAAAGTGGAAGTTTCACTTACTGAAAAAGGTGTAGAGCTGAAAAAGAAAGCTGAAAACATCCCTATTCATATTTTCGACGAAACAGACTTAACGGACGAAGACATTGCTGATTTAAATAGACAGTTTCACCATATACTAAAGAAACTAAACCAAAAAGCCTAG
- a CDS encoding efflux RND transporter permease subunit translates to MKLSRFSIRRPVFTIVTMFLVIILGIVSLLNIPMKLIPEINPPIGVVVTNYEGASPEEVVEKVSKPLEEALSTVEGLNTISSTSEENASLVLLRFSWTSDIDEVQDEIMSSMENIPLPEGAEDPRFLKFDPSQFPIIQLSLTSTSDNKQLQDLADDLKQELTKAEGVASVNLSGLSSEQVSVLLDQEKLKQYNLTQSEIVDVVRSNKISLPGDQITTDGKQLTTRVISTIDSLDILRDLVVTRDAQGEKITLDQVATVEIKEIEKKSITRANQESSVLVSVLQQSDANTAEVSENFQERLDELLEDEKYESVKADILFDQGDYIEQAINNMMRTLLLGGLFAMIVLFLFLRSVKSPLIIGVAIPYSVIVTFVLIYFSDFTLNIMTLGGLALGIGMLVDNAIVVIENIYRHLSMGKSSKEAAYEGAKEMGPAIIASTLTTVAVFVPVVFIQGLIGQLFKEFAMTIAFSLFASLFVALTVVPMLASKWLKVPKENVENKRQESRFMQSLESLVKWALRRRGFVLTLTLVIFLGSLAGLYRVGAVFLPATDEGYFSVGIELENGTSLEETKKVINAVEKELEDKDDVDVYVSLIGSNQEESFRGTGQTNIAEMYVNMVPLDKRDQSTFDFVDDIERDIESTARNVNKTAEVTFNLQSSTGSEPNTLSFNVRNADEEQLKEDVEKIASAIDELEDVTNVVTDLSDTVEELQITVDREKALDKGLVPGQIATVVNQVTRGTDAIQITNADNNEIYMVNVQYDETVTENIGSLEKLLIKTPLDEFVQLSEVATIEKGEGPTEINRIEKENAVEVSVKYNNTTNLGEISQKVDEEIEELELDEDETKITFSGDRELLENNIDDMLLAFVLAIVFIYIVMAAQFESFKYPLVIMFTVPLMIVGVSIALVLTNTPLSLTVIIGIIVLAGIVVNNAIVIVDYINQLKEDGMKSYDAIVKAVKVRLRPVLMTASTTILGLLPLAIGLGEGTEINQPLGVSVIGGLITSTLLTLLVIPVVYSLFDKQTRKLNKKYATPDGQLIPAYLLEEKIEREEEQAESTEIAETPKDKQQMVKMLEQMIEIVKKDDKENR, encoded by the coding sequence ATGAAACTGAGTCGTTTCTCGATTAGAAGACCTGTTTTTACGATCGTTACCATGTTTTTAGTTATTATTCTAGGGATTGTTTCTTTACTGAATATTCCTATGAAACTCATTCCTGAAATTAATCCACCTATTGGAGTTGTTGTCACCAATTATGAAGGGGCAAGTCCAGAAGAAGTAGTGGAGAAAGTATCTAAACCTCTAGAAGAAGCGTTATCTACTGTAGAGGGTTTAAATACCATTTCCTCTACATCTGAAGAAAATGCAAGTCTTGTATTATTACGGTTTTCATGGACTTCAGATATTGACGAAGTGCAAGATGAAATCATGAGTAGTATGGAAAATATACCACTCCCAGAGGGTGCAGAGGATCCTCGGTTTTTAAAGTTTGATCCTAGTCAGTTTCCTATTATTCAATTATCATTAACATCAACTTCAGATAACAAACAGCTTCAAGATTTAGCTGATGATTTAAAGCAAGAGCTGACAAAAGCTGAAGGAGTTGCAAGTGTTAATTTATCTGGTCTTTCTTCAGAACAAGTTAGTGTATTATTAGATCAGGAAAAATTAAAACAATATAATTTAACTCAGTCTGAAATCGTAGATGTAGTGAGAAGCAATAAAATATCCTTACCTGGTGATCAAATCACAACAGACGGGAAGCAATTGACAACGAGAGTGATCAGTACTATTGATTCTCTTGATATTTTAAGGGATCTTGTGGTTACTCGAGATGCACAAGGGGAAAAAATAACGTTAGACCAAGTCGCTACTGTAGAAATAAAAGAGATAGAGAAAAAGTCAATCACAAGAGCCAATCAAGAGTCTTCCGTATTAGTAAGTGTCCTTCAGCAATCGGATGCCAATACAGCTGAAGTATCAGAAAATTTTCAAGAACGTCTTGATGAACTACTTGAGGATGAAAAATACGAATCTGTTAAGGCAGATATTTTATTTGATCAAGGGGACTATATTGAACAAGCAATCAATAATATGATGAGAACCCTTTTACTGGGCGGATTGTTTGCAATGATTGTTTTGTTCTTATTTTTACGGAGTGTGAAATCACCACTCATTATCGGAGTGGCCATTCCTTATTCTGTTATTGTGACCTTTGTGCTCATTTACTTTTCTGATTTCACCTTAAATATTATGACTTTAGGTGGTCTTGCCTTAGGAATAGGAATGTTAGTGGATAATGCTATTGTGGTGATTGAAAATATATATAGGCATCTATCGATGGGTAAGTCTTCTAAAGAAGCAGCTTATGAGGGCGCAAAAGAAATGGGCCCAGCGATTATTGCTTCGACTTTAACGACTGTTGCTGTTTTTGTTCCAGTTGTCTTTATTCAAGGATTAATCGGTCAGCTCTTTAAAGAATTTGCGATGACGATTGCGTTTAGTTTATTTGCTTCTTTATTTGTAGCATTAACGGTTGTACCGATGTTAGCAAGCAAATGGTTGAAAGTACCAAAAGAAAATGTAGAGAATAAGCGTCAAGAATCTCGTTTTATGCAATCGTTAGAATCACTCGTGAAGTGGGCTTTAAGAAGAAGAGGGTTCGTTCTTACACTTACGCTTGTCATCTTTTTAGGGAGTCTTGCAGGACTCTATCGAGTAGGTGCAGTTTTCTTACCAGCTACGGATGAAGGATATTTTTCAGTTGGAATCGAGCTGGAAAATGGGACTTCTCTAGAAGAGACAAAAAAAGTGATTAATGCAGTAGAAAAAGAACTAGAAGATAAAGATGATGTAGATGTTTATGTAAGTTTAATAGGATCGAATCAGGAAGAGTCCTTTAGAGGAACAGGACAAACGAATATTGCAGAGATGTATGTCAATATGGTTCCACTTGATAAGCGTGATCAATCCACCTTTGATTTTGTGGATGATATTGAAAGAGATATCGAGAGTACTGCCCGTAACGTCAACAAAACAGCAGAAGTTACCTTTAACTTACAGTCTTCAACAGGGTCAGAACCTAACACGTTATCGTTTAACGTTCGAAATGCTGATGAAGAACAATTGAAGGAAGATGTTGAAAAGATTGCATCGGCGATTGATGAACTTGAAGATGTTACTAATGTAGTGACAGATCTAAGTGATACGGTTGAAGAACTACAAATAACGGTCGATCGGGAAAAAGCTCTTGATAAAGGGTTAGTTCCGGGACAAATTGCAACAGTGGTCAACCAAGTGACGCGTGGAACAGATGCAATTCAAATCACGAACGCAGATAACAACGAAATTTATATGGTCAACGTTCAATATGATGAAACCGTAACTGAAAATATCGGTTCATTAGAGAAGCTGTTGATTAAAACACCTCTAGATGAGTTTGTTCAATTAAGCGAAGTTGCTACGATTGAAAAAGGAGAAGGTCCGACAGAAATAAACCGAATCGAAAAAGAAAATGCTGTAGAAGTTTCGGTTAAATATAACAATACAACGAATTTAGGAGAAATTTCTCAAAAAGTAGATGAAGAGATCGAGGAATTAGAGTTAGATGAGGATGAAACAAAGATCACGTTCTCTGGTGACCGTGAGCTTTTAGAAAATAACATTGATGATATGCTGTTAGCCTTTGTTCTTGCCATTGTGTTTATTTATATTGTGATGGCTGCTCAATTTGAGTCCTTTAAATATCCACTTGTGATTATGTTTACTGTTCCACTCATGATTGTAGGAGTATCGATCGCGCTTGTTTTAACTAATACGCCGTTAAGTTTAACAGTCATAATTGGTATCATCGTCCTAGCTGGTATCGTCGTAAATAATGCCATTGTGATTGTTGACTATATTAATCAACTAAAAGAGGATGGAATGAAATCGTATGATGCCATTGTGAAGGCCGTGAAAGTTCGATTACGACCTGTGTTGATGACAGCTTCTACAACGATTCTCGGATTATTACCTCTAGCGATAGGTTTAGGAGAAGGTACGGAAATTAATCAGCCTCTTGGAGTGAGTGTCATAGGTGGATTAATTACAAGTACACTTTTAACCTTGTTAGTTATTCCAGTTGTGTATAGTTTATTTGATAAACAAACGAGAAAACTAAACAAAAAATATGCGACTCCTGATGGACAATTAATACCAGCTTATTTATTAGAAGAAAAAATTGAAAGAGAAGAAGAACAAGCAGAATCGACTGAAATTGCTGAAACGCCTAAAGATAAACAGCAAATGGTGAAAATGCTTGAGCAAATGATTGAAATTGTAAAAAAGGACGACAAAGAAAATAGGTAA
- a CDS encoding vanadium-dependent haloperoxidase, with amino-acid sequence MLKITNYLLWSEWPYAGETTPPVPEEPYAGEWPMYYFTINKLGQIIDWRGKVVHLGITNPSKINWDEELKVVEQTINERTKKTVKIADYWSRGPATKQWTPICDVLIDTYGVTAPRAARILSCVQSAINDVFVICWYLKFKWNVARPNQLNNQLATVVCTPNHPTYPSGHATVAGCAEEILSYFFPAEECRLKTLAKQCSVSRLYGGVHYPSDNNEGYCLGKRLAYIIRKKFEQQILPNGDPVDTPYTEDQYAKLSPPPYRQAIPYDFSRKCASLTIYNSCNKES; translated from the coding sequence GTGTTAAAAATAACAAACTATTTATTATGGTCGGAATGGCCTTATGCCGGTGAAACCACTCCACCTGTTCCAGAAGAACCTTACGCAGGAGAATGGCCCATGTATTACTTTACCATAAATAAACTAGGGCAAATTATTGATTGGAGAGGAAAAGTTGTTCATTTAGGAATAACGAATCCTAGTAAAATAAACTGGGATGAGGAATTAAAAGTTGTTGAGCAAACTATTAACGAGCGAACAAAAAAAACCGTAAAAATAGCAGACTATTGGAGTCGTGGTCCAGCAACAAAACAGTGGACGCCAATATGCGATGTACTAATTGATACGTATGGCGTAACTGCTCCTAGGGCTGCAAGAATTCTTTCTTGTGTTCAATCAGCTATCAATGACGTGTTTGTGATTTGTTGGTATTTGAAATTTAAATGGAATGTTGCAAGACCTAATCAATTAAATAATCAATTGGCTACTGTCGTTTGCACCCCTAATCATCCAACGTATCCATCCGGTCACGCAACAGTTGCAGGTTGTGCTGAAGAAATTTTATCTTACTTTTTCCCTGCGGAGGAATGTAGACTAAAAACACTAGCAAAACAATGTTCTGTGTCAAGGTTATACGGTGGCGTCCATTATCCTTCTGACAACAATGAAGGTTATTGTTTAGGAAAGAGGTTGGCGTATATTATAAGGAAAAAGTTTGAACAACAAATATTGCCTAATGGTGATCCGGTAGATACCCCTTATACAGAAGATCAATATGCTAAACTTTCTCCACCACCATATAGGCAAGCAATTCCTTACGACTTTAGTAGAAAATGCGCATCTCTTACTATTTATAATTCATGTAATAAGGAATCATAA